CTTCCTTGATTGATggttggatagattcgagccggttagaggtgatttctaaggaAATGCGATTCTGGAGCTTTGGACTAGCCcgaatgaggtaagtgtcttgcatatctttggttgaggtaatttttcctactaattaatgttgtttgctacatgcagatatatatatatatatatatatatatatatatatctagagCTTTGGACTAGCCCggatgaggtaagtgtcttgcatatctttggttgaggtaatttttcctactaattaatgttgtttgctacatgcgggggtaaTATATATATGAGTTGACGAGTGTATATATACGTGCCATAGGTATTCATGCTTGGGGTTGATTTTAGATTACTCTATGCCTTGTTTGGTTTGTGTTCTACTTGATTCTATGTGTTATTAAATGGATTGACTACGTGAGTACAATAAACCATGCTAGAGTAATGTTGAGGCTATTGGTACATTATTTTGAAGATGTACTAATCTTGAGATTGATACTATACTCGCCTCTAACGTAGTCACACGCCTGATATCAACACACATCCGCACTTGTTATTCTTGTGATGTGCCTTGATTTGATTGTGCGCTTCCTGTGATACATGTGTGATCCTTTATATGACTACTGTGACGACCTGACCGACTATTTGAAGTCTTGTAGACCCGTtgccccatttactgcttatttggtgctaaattgttattatgtgactcgctggggtggttggtttggttccggggatgtttcagaatgagttgggacacttggttccaaggttggaagcctaagttgaaagagttgaccggatgttgacttatgtgtaaatggctctagaatggagtttcgatggttctgatagatccatatggtgattttggacttaagggtgTGTCCAgatattaatttggaggtccatcGGTGatttttgcttgaaatggcgaatattggaaaattagaagcttggagagttgagaagtttgaccgggagtttgactttatggttatcggacttggattttggttccgaaagttgtaataggtccgtcatgtcatttatgacctgtgtgaaaaatgtgaggtcaatcggagttgatttgataggtttcggcacgattatagaagttgtaattcaatagttttTATTagccttgaattggggtgcaatttgcgtttttgatgttgtttgatgtgatttgagacctcgactaagttcttTCGTATTTTAGgaggcctcaggtggatttcagatggttaacggattagaATTTGGACTAAGGAAGTTGCTGAAGCTGGGGGTTTTCTGATGTGACCGCACTTGCGAAGGgattggtcgtaggtgcgagcttgCAGGAGCGGGCTGGAAGGATCTGGGCagtggttgcaggtgcgagggatcttgcgcatctgcgagctcgcagatgtgatgaggctccgcaggtgcggagatggGCAGGCGTGGCGggattcgcagaagcggatgtttGGCTGCAGATACGGATCTTGGAGCGCAAGTGTGGATTTGTGTGGGCTTAAGTGAATTCCGCAGGCGCGGAGTTTTCACCGCAAAAGAGGTTCCGCAGATGAGGATTTTTGGCCCACAGAAGCGagatgcctgggcagtgtatataatAGAAGGGTTACAAGATTtaattcatttttggactttgggcgCTCGGATTAAGACAATATTTGAAGGGGAtttcactagatttcaagaggtaagtcacttttgatcatttttattcattaatattgaatacacATTGAATTTTTCACCTAGTTTATTTGTTTTGTAAGgttgaattttggaaattttggactAGGGATCGAAGAGTAagaattggggatttgagtgatgatttggtgtcagatttgagtaattttggtatggttggactcgtggttgaatgggtgtttggattttgttacttttgttagattctgagacatgggcctaGGGTTGAATTTTTGAATTGTCTTTTTGACTTTTGCTTAAGAACTTTactttttcatatggaattgattcctatagcttgagttgattgtatcgagttgtttgtggctagattcgaggcgttcgtaTGCCGATTCCCGAGACAATggcttattggagtagatatTTGCACGGTATGAGGGTaggaatccctgaattacgtgttatgtggttggcattgaggtgacgcacatgctagatgaatGAAGTatggcgtgcaccgtaggaattatgactcggttgattccatGGAATGGAACTgtttagtcaaataatcttgtcattatccatatattctccatgtgttagcgaaattgagctgtgattcatgttagaaatcatgcttaggctatatgctggtacaaTGATGGTATTGTTCagaggtcgtgttgctgttgaattacttgcttaattTGAAATCATGTACTCAGTTACATCTATCATTTATATatcttatctcagtctctatttccATATATTGATACATCAAATCACCATTGTTGGGCTGATTGTCATgatatttgtgagcccgagagactggagagattaatgactgagtgaggccgaggacctgattatgaggatatttatgggatcgggctgcacgttgcAGCAAGCTTTATTAATTCATACCATGATTGGCTTGTCTTAgagcttgggcaggatctgcccttccggagtctgacttaccagcagtgagcgcaggtacctactgagtgcgagtgccgagtgattgagaggattgggtgactgtgaggattgcatgactgtgaggattgagtgactaggaggactgagtgaattgatactccgagagtatgcatatgattttatcattgcATTGCATTACAGTTACTATGCAcaattgacatgtagatatagagacgtatcattcctcatttcagtcacacttggcatatttgaTCTATATTGGGCTTAATtgttaaacctggaagcatgCCTATATTCATGTACTGTGTACAACAGATTATgagtttctctgagatattattgtcatatttcCTGTCATCTCTATACTGTTAAACTCTGTATTTGGATTGTAttggttgagctcgtcactgctttcagcccaaggttagtcttgttacttattgagtacattggtcagttgtactcataccacactctgcacttcttgtgcagatccacgtATTTCCAAGCATGGAGGTTGCTAGTGTTGGAGCTTATTCagtttggagactatcgaggtagcttccTTGGCGTCtatagaccttgactctcctcctttttcttttagttttatttatattgttCTACCTTCCTAGACGGTGTTTCAGCAGTCATaccatgttattgtatagatgctcatgtactcagtgacacccgaattttggggGATATTGTATTGAGTCACGGTATTTTCTTATCAGTATTTGTGAGGTTTTACTCTTAAACTTATTttgttatgttttcaaatttgaaGATGTGTGGTTTATTGTGATTGTCAGCTTGCCTTGTATTGTGATAGGTGGCATTACGACATGtgaggtttgggtcgtgacaaattggtatcagagcctaagttacataggtctcataagtcatgagcaagtttagtagagtcttgaagatcggtatggagacgtctgtacttatctttgagaggctctGGCCAAGATATTAACTGTTTGCACTAGCCTAGCTCAAGCGATTTCAGTTCCGGCCGCGCCAGccgcttctcaggccgggggaggtgctcagactcccgccgctcgtactccagagcaTGTGATGCATGGACTCCATACACCGGGGGtattaccagcccagccggttgtagttgcTCAAGCCCATGTGGGTCccattatgagtgatgaggagcgaaagagactagagaggtttagGAGGCTCAAGTCTCCAACCTTCAGTgaggctgagtcagaggatgctcaggacttcttagaTAGGTGCTACATGATTCTTCGCActgcgggtattctggagactagtggggtctcatttactacttttcaactaACGGGGACAACCTTTAGacggtgggaggcctatgagcggAGCAGGCTAGCCGATGccgcaccactttcatggcatgagttctcagttctcttcttggagaagtttgtgccaccgacCCGTAGGGAGGAGCTGTGTAGGAAGTTTGAGCAGCCACACCAGGAGGGTATGtccgtgacccagtacgagatgagatttttagagttggctcgtcacgcgatctggttggttcacACAGACAGGGAGagtattaggaggttcattgatggcctcagttATGGAttgcattttgttatgactcggggGAATGCATCAAGTGGTaggtttgatgaggtggttgatattgcttggTGGATAGAGCAGGTCCGTAGtgaggagcgtgaggagagggaggccaagaggcctcgtggttcgggtggcTTCAGCAGTGCTCCTTCtgggggcagtcctaccacagcaGGTGTCATCCTTACAAGCCCGCTTAGATAGCTCGTCCGGTTCAACGTGGTGCATCATCTatccatggttcatatagtgccCATCcgagtcagtcatctctcagtgctctccccGCTCatagttcatcccgtgctccattgGCTTAGGGttcatctatgccaggtccttctaccagttattCTGGTTTTAGGGGTTCAATTCACTCCCCACCACCAGCGGGGAGTTGCTTTGAGttcggggagtttgggcatatgtggagacagtgtccCCATCTCtttggaggtccagttcagcagaggggtTAGGCGGTGACTTCctcaccagttacttcaccacccgccagCCAGCTCGGGTtagggctcaggcagctagaggttgccatagagggggaggccgatcaggtggtggtcaggctcaattctatgctattcctgccatgtcagaggtcgttgcttcagatgcagttatcacgtgtattgtttcagtgtgccacatggatgcttccacattatttgaccctggttcaacTTAGTTTTATGTATTatcctattttactcgttatttggatatgccccatgagtccttagtttcacatgttcatgtatttacgccggtgggcgatactattattgtggaccgtgtgtatcggtcgtgtgtggtgaacATTggaggattggagactagagttgatctcttattacttagtttggttgatttcgacgtaattttgggtatgaattggttgtccctatgtcatgctattctggattgtcacgctaagaccgtgacgttggcgatgtcaggattttcgaggattgagtggagaagttctctaaattatgttcccagcaaggtgatttcttatctgaaggcccaacagatggttgggaagggaagTTTATCATATTTGGACTCTGTAAGGGacgttggtgctgatactcctactattgattctgttcagGTGGTACGAGACTTTctgaatgtgtttcctgcagacctgccgggcatgccacctgacagagatattgattttggtattgacttggtgccaggaACTTATCCCATTTATATTCctctgtatcatatggcaccaacagagttgaagaaattgaaggagcaattttaaaagcttcttgataaggggtttattagacctagtgtgtcaccctgggtgcactggttctgtttaggaagaagaagaatggtactatgcggatgtgcatagactataggcagttaaacaaagttacaattaagaacaagtatcctttaccacgcattgatgatctatttgactagcttcagggagcgagagtgttcgttaagattgatttgaggtctaggtatcaccagttgaacatTTGGGACTCATATAgtctgaagacgacattcaggatccgctatggtcactatgagttccttatgATCTCTTTTGagctaaccaacgccccagcaacattcatgcatctgatgaacaatgtattccaacaatatcttgattcttttgtcataatatttattgatgatatcctggtgcactcacatagccaggaggagcatgcacaacatttaaggattgtacttcagaggttgagggaagagaagctttatgccaagttctccaagtgtgagttttggctcagttaggtggaattcttggggcacatggtgtccagtgaaaggattaaggtggatccaaaaaaTATAGAGGCGGTTCATAGTttgcccagaccgtcttcagctactaaggttcggagttttcttggtttggccggatattattgtcgcttcatggagggtttctcatccattacagtgcctttgaccaggttgacccagaagggtgttccatttaggtggtcggatgggtgcgaggagagctttctgaagctcaagactgccttcaccacaactccagttctcgTTTTTCCTTTAACgtcaggctcttatacaatgtattgtgatacCTCTCGAATTGGTATTAGGTGTGTCcagatgtaggagggtagagtgattgcttatgcttcgcaccagttgaagccccatgagaagaactaccatgttcatgatttggagtttgcagccatcgttcatgtattgaagatttggaggaattatctctacggtgtgtcttgtgaggtatttatggatcatcggagtctccagcacttgttcaaacaaaaggatctgaatttgaggcaacagagatggttggagctgctgaaggactatgatatcaccattctgtatcatcccgggaagggcaatgtggtggacgatgccttgagtagaaaggcggtgagtatgggtagccttgaatTTATTCCAGTATGTGAGAGATCACTTGCataagatgttcaggccttggctaatcagtttgtgatgttagatgtttcggagcctagtcgggttctagcttgtgtggtttctcggtcttccttatatgatcgcatcagagagtgtcagtatgatgatccccatttccttgtccttaaggacatggttcagcatggTGATTCCTACAAGGTTACCATTgaggatgatggggtgttgcgtatacagggtcagatttgtgtgcccaatgtggatgttctacatgagttgattcttgaggaggcccatagtttgcggtattccaatCATCCAGGTACtgcaaagatgtattaggacttcaggcaacactattggtggaggaggatgaagaaagacctagtggggtatgtagctcggtgcctaaaatGTTAGGagatgaagtatgagcatcaaagaccaggcggattgcttcagaggcttgatattccgtagtggaaatgggagcgtatcaccatggacttcgtagttgggcccccacggactttgaggaagtttgatgatatttgggtgattgtggatcagttgaccaagtctgtgcatttcattccagttgggaatACTTATTCTTCGCAGCGGTTGGCTAAGATCTACATCTGCAAAATTATTTTCCTTCACGGTGTgtcggtgtccatcattttagatcggggcacatagtttacatcgtatttttggagggcagtgcaatgAGAGCtaggcacacgagttgagttAAGTACAAAATTCCACcctcagatattggaggatatgctacgggattgtgtcatagatttcgggggttcttgggatctgtTTCTgctgcttgcagagtttgcctataacaacaactaccaatcgagcattcagatggctcagtatgaggctttgtatcagagatggtgtcggtctctggtgggatggtttgagccagttGAGGCAAGGCTATTGGATATtgatttggtttaggatgctttgaacaaggttaagttgattcaagatCGTCTTCGCATGAcgcagtctagacataagagctacgccgatcggaaggttcgtgatgttgcgtacatggtgggagagaaggcactcctcagagtttcacccatgaagggtgttatgaggtttgggaagcagggcaagttgagccctcggtatattgggccttttgaggtgcttgagaggattggggaggtggcttataggcttgaATTTCCGCCTAGTCTatcaagtgttcatccagtgtttaaTGTTTCCATGCACCGTaggtatgtcggcgatccgtctcatgttttggacttcagcacggttcagttggatggtgattttacttatgatatggagccgatggccattttggatcggcaagttcgaaatttgaggtcaaagaacatagattcagtgaaggtgcagtggagaggccatccaGTCAAGGAGGTTACTTGGGAGAcgagtgggagatgcggagcagatatccatgcctatttgagactccatgtatgatttTAGGCCCGTTctaggacgaacgcttgttttaaAGTGGGATgatataatgacccggccgatcgttttggttgttgtagccccgttcccccttTTATTGCTTATTCggtgctcaattgttgttatgtgactttcccgGGTGGTTgttttggttccggggatgtttttGAAGAGTTGGGagacttagtcccaaggttggaagcctaagttgaaagagttgacaagatattgacttatgtgtaaatggctctagaatggaattttgatggttctgatagctccatatggtgattttggacttaagagtgtgtccagatattgatttggaggtccgtaggtgattttggcttgaaatggcgaaaattggaaaattagaagtttagagagttgagaagtttgacggagagtttgactttgtggttaccggactTGGATTTTGGTTCCTGAAGTTGGAAtatgtctgttatgtcatttattacatATATGCAAAAattaaggtcaatcggagttagtttgataggtttcagcatcgattgtagaagttggaatacATTAgttttcattatgcttgaattggggtgcgatttgcatttttgatattgtttggtgttaattgaggcctcgactaagtttgtatcatattttaggacttatttttggatttcagatggttaacggattggaatttggacttaggaagttGCTGAAGCTGGGGGGTTTTCTAGTGTGACCGCACTTGCAAAGGGATTGGTAacaggtgcgagcttgcaggAGCAAGCCAAGGGTCATAGGAGTAGGCTGGAAGGAGCTGGGCAGTGGTCATAGGTGTGAGggatcttccgcatctgcgggcccGCATATGCGATGAGGCTCCATAGGTGCAAAGATGGGCAGGCATGGcgggcttcgcagaagcgaacgtTTGGCTGCAGAAGCACTTCCGCAGATGAGGATCTTGGAGCGCAGGTGTGGATTTGTGTGGGCTTAAGTGAATTCCATAGGCGCGGAGTTTTCACCGCAAAAGCGGTTCCACAGATGCGGATTTTTGGCCCGCAGAAGTGAGATGCAGAGGCAGTGTATATAATtgaagggttccgagattttattcatttttggactttgggagcttggATTAAGATGATATTTGAAGGGGAtttcactagatttcaagaggtaaatcacttttgatcatttttattcattaatattgagtacccattgaatttcccaaccagtttatgtgtttttaggtggaaattttgaaaatttggactagggattggagagtaagaattagagatttgagtggcgatttggtatcagatttgagtaattttggtattgttggactcgtggttgaatgagtgttcggattttgtaacttttgttggattcAGAGACGTGAGCCCgaggttgaccttttgagttgactttttgacttttgcataagaacttagctttttcatatggaattgattcctatagcttgagttgattgtatagacttgtttatggctagattcgaggcatacGGAGGCCAATTCGTGAGGCACGGGCTTATttgagtagagatttgcacgttTGAGATAAGTGACATTTtaaaacttggttatgagggtatgaatccgtgaattacatgttatgtggttggtgttgaggtgacactcatgctaggtgacgggcgtgtgggcgtgcaccgtaggaattgtgactcggttgattccgtggaattgtgtagtcaaataaACTTGTCATTATccatatattctccatgtgttagataaattgagatgtgattcatgttagaaatcatgcttaggctatatgatggGTATTGTTCagaggtcgtgttgctgttgaattacttgcttaatttgaaatcatgtactcagtcacatatattatttgcatatcatatcttagtctctatttccatatattgatacatcatatcatcattgtttgggctgattgtcatgatatttgtgagcctgagagattggagagattgatgactaagtgaggtcaagggcctgattgtgaggatatttatgggatcagtctgcacgctgcagcaggctttattgattcatgccatgattggattATTTCAAtac
This sequence is a window from Nicotiana tomentosiformis chromosome 5, ASM39032v3, whole genome shotgun sequence. Protein-coding genes within it:
- the LOC138892219 gene encoding uncharacterized protein; the encoded protein is MSDEERKRLERFRRLKSPTFSEAESEDAQDFLDRCYMILRTAGILETSGVSFTTFQLTGTTFRRWEAYERSRLADAAPLSWHEFSVLFLEKFVPPTRREELCRKFEQPHQEGMSVTQYEMRFLELARHAIWLVHTDRESIRRFIDGLSYGLHFVMTRGNASSGRFDEVVDIAWWIEQVRSEEREEREAKRPRGSGGFSSAPSGGSPTTAGVILTSPLR